A genomic stretch from Bacillus sp. E(2018) includes:
- a CDS encoding TlyA family RNA methyltransferase, giving the protein MKKERVDVLLVNRGLCETREKAKRSVMAGLVYSGTNRMDKPGEKIEQDAPLQVKGDVIPYVGRGGLKLEKALKIFDFDVKEKIGMDIGASTGGFTDCALQNGASYIYAIDVGYNQLAWKLRNDPRVVVMERTNFRYVTPDQLQQGMPHFATIDVSFISLRIILPVLTQLMPTGDVIALIKPQFEAGREEVGKKGIVRDPKVHKRVIEEITDFARKTGINPVSLSFSPITGGDGNIEFLMHGKVNNEDCLTITSENIEEVVKSAHETLKKERE; this is encoded by the coding sequence ATGAAAAAAGAACGTGTAGATGTACTGCTTGTCAATCGAGGACTTTGTGAAACGCGAGAAAAAGCCAAGCGTTCTGTTATGGCTGGTCTTGTGTACTCAGGAACGAACCGAATGGATAAGCCGGGTGAAAAGATAGAACAAGATGCTCCTCTTCAGGTTAAAGGAGATGTCATTCCTTATGTAGGAAGAGGCGGCCTTAAGCTTGAAAAGGCACTTAAAATCTTTGATTTTGATGTGAAAGAAAAGATTGGAATGGATATCGGAGCTTCAACAGGTGGGTTTACAGATTGTGCCCTTCAAAACGGGGCTTCCTATATTTATGCGATTGATGTGGGCTACAATCAACTCGCTTGGAAGCTAAGAAACGATCCTAGAGTAGTGGTGATGGAAAGAACGAACTTTAGATATGTAACACCTGATCAACTTCAACAGGGGATGCCCCATTTTGCAACGATCGATGTGTCATTCATTTCTCTACGAATCATTCTACCTGTACTAACTCAGCTTATGCCCACTGGTGATGTGATCGCTTTGATCAAGCCTCAGTTTGAAGCAGGACGTGAAGAAGTCGGCAAGAAGGGAATCGTTAGAGATCCAAAAGTTCATAAACGCGTGATCGAAGAGATAACCGATTTTGCCCGCAAAACAGGAATTAATCCGGTTTCGTTGTCCTTCTCACCTATAACAGGCGGAGATGGAAACATTGAGTTTTTAATGCATGGAAAAGTAAATAATGAGGACTGTCTGACTATAACTTCAGAAAATATAGAAGAAGTTGTTAAGTCTGCTCATGAAACATTAAAGAAAGAGCGAGAATAA
- the argR gene encoding transcriptional regulator ArgR, which yields MNKGQRHIKIREMISNHDIETQDDLVELLKKANFNVTQATVSRDIKELHLVKVPMNDGRYKYSLPADQRFNPLQKLKRTLTDSFISIDYADHLIIMKTLPGNANAIGALIDKLDWEDLMGTICGDDTILIICRSKEVSADVSQRFLDML from the coding sequence GTGAATAAAGGACAACGACATATTAAAATACGTGAGATGATCAGCAATCATGATATTGAAACACAAGACGACTTAGTGGAACTACTTAAGAAAGCCAACTTTAATGTAACGCAAGCAACAGTTTCGCGTGATATTAAAGAACTGCATCTTGTGAAAGTACCGATGAACGATGGTCGCTATAAATACAGTCTACCGGCTGACCAAAGGTTCAATCCTCTGCAAAAATTAAAAAGAACGCTGACTGACAGCTTTATTAGCATTGATTATGCAGATCATCTGATTATCATGAAAACACTTCCTGGCAATGCAAATGCCATTGGAGCGTTAATTGATAAGCTAGATTGGGAAGATTTAATGGGAACGATCTGTGGCGATGATACAATCTTGATTATTTGTCGTTCTAAAGAAGTTAGTGCAGATGTTTCGCAGCGATTTTTAGATATGCTGTAA
- the recN gene encoding DNA repair protein RecN codes for MLAELSIRNFAIIDSLSVSFSKGLTVLTGETGAGKSIIIDAIGLLIGGRGSTEFVRYGTQKAEIEGLFHIHPGHRVYDKCEEFGIAISDEDEMVVLKRDITENGKSICRVNGKLVTLSVLKEIGQALVDIHGQHETQYLMQPDKHLFLLDSFGDKEFKAELVSYESTFRDYKEINKQLSELSRNEQEIAQRIDLLEYQYQEIAGSNLIPDEDVKLEEEKRMLSNFERIHGSLQDAYHNLYGEGKALELVSSALADFSQVAALDESLKADEEQFGNSFYVLEELTYKIRDMFDSLEYNPERLNSIESRLDELSKLKRKYGSSVKEMIDYSEKIKKELELIQNKDNHIEVLKKKQDKLVAKLEAAGKKLTKRRTETAKVLKNNIQQQLKELYMEKTKFEVVMKRIEDKQFLRTGLDSVEFYISPNPGEPLKPLSKVASGGELSRIILALKTIFSENQGITAIIFDEVDTGVSGRVAQAIAEKIYKVSVGSQVLCISHLPQVAAMSDTHLHISKDTLQGRTVTKVLTLKTDEKVNEIGRMISGVEITDLTRQHAQELLELAASIKKTS; via the coding sequence TTGCTGGCAGAATTAAGTATTCGTAATTTTGCTATTATTGATTCTCTGAGTGTTTCTTTTAGTAAAGGGTTAACCGTATTAACGGGTGAGACAGGGGCAGGAAAGTCCATCATTATTGATGCGATCGGACTTTTGATCGGTGGCCGCGGCTCCACAGAATTTGTGCGCTATGGTACTCAAAAAGCCGAGATCGAAGGTTTGTTTCATATTCATCCAGGTCATCGTGTTTACGATAAATGTGAGGAATTTGGAATTGCGATTTCAGATGAAGATGAGATGGTCGTGCTTAAAAGAGATATTACAGAGAACGGGAAAAGCATTTGCAGAGTAAACGGAAAGCTTGTTACCCTGTCTGTTCTTAAAGAAATCGGACAGGCATTAGTAGATATTCATGGGCAGCATGAAACGCAATATTTAATGCAGCCTGACAAGCATCTTTTTTTACTCGATAGTTTTGGTGATAAGGAATTTAAAGCAGAGCTGGTTTCGTACGAATCAACATTCAGGGACTACAAAGAAATCAACAAGCAGCTTTCTGAGCTCTCTAGAAACGAACAAGAGATCGCACAGAGAATAGATCTGCTCGAATATCAGTACCAGGAGATAGCAGGTAGCAACCTCATCCCTGATGAGGATGTTAAGCTTGAGGAAGAAAAACGAATGCTATCTAATTTTGAAAGAATTCATGGCTCTCTTCAGGATGCTTACCATAACCTTTATGGGGAAGGAAAGGCGCTTGAACTCGTTTCTAGTGCCCTAGCTGATTTTTCGCAGGTTGCAGCACTAGATGAATCATTAAAAGCCGATGAAGAGCAATTTGGCAACAGCTTTTACGTACTTGAAGAGCTTACATATAAGATACGGGATATGTTTGATTCATTAGAATACAACCCGGAGAGGCTTAACAGCATCGAATCACGTCTTGATGAACTAAGTAAGCTCAAACGCAAATACGGTTCATCAGTAAAAGAAATGATCGATTATAGTGAAAAAATTAAAAAAGAATTAGAACTCATTCAGAATAAAGATAATCATATTGAAGTTCTTAAAAAGAAGCAAGACAAGCTCGTTGCTAAACTTGAGGCTGCAGGTAAAAAACTGACTAAGCGCAGAACGGAAACCGCTAAAGTCTTAAAGAACAACATACAACAACAGCTAAAAGAACTTTATATGGAAAAAACCAAGTTTGAAGTCGTGATGAAACGTATTGAAGATAAACAGTTTTTAAGAACTGGACTGGATTCTGTAGAATTTTATATCTCACCGAATCCTGGTGAACCGCTTAAACCACTATCAAAAGTTGCATCAGGTGGTGAGCTTTCCAGGATTATTCTAGCATTGAAAACCATTTTCTCTGAAAACCAAGGAATCACCGCGATCATCTTTGATGAAGTAGATACAGGAGTTTCTGGACGGGTTGCTCAAGCGATAGCAGAAAAGATCTACAAAGTATCTGTCGGTTCACAAGTACTTTGTATTTCTCATCTTCCACAAGTTGCTGCGATGTCTGACACCCATCTTCATATCTCTAAGGATACACTTCAAGGAAGAACGGTTACAAAGGTTCTAACATTAAAAACAGATGAAAAAGTAAATGAGATAGGCAGAATGATCTCTGGTGTAGAGATTACTGACCTTACGAGGCAACATGCACAAGAATTATTAGAGCTTGCAGCGTCCATCAAAAAAACATCATAA
- the spoIVB gene encoding SpoIVB peptidase, whose amino-acid sequence MYKDLLRRMIGVILLGSLVGIGFLSPVREYVALPESITFFEGQHVLQALPVGTNMKQEGTNIYTTAMESEHKVSIQAKTNGDSMATLEAASFPIKKMNVKVLSDLKVVPGGQSIGVKLNTLGVLIVGHHLVNTTAGKQSPGEIADIQVGDIITKINGKNIKKMGDVSPFVKKSGETRNPLDVTIIRDGKTFHKTLTPLQDKNDQSYRIGLYIRDSAAGVGTLTFFDPASFKYGALGHVISDMDTKKPIKVNNGEILGSTVTSIEKGSNGHPGEKLARFSNDQRVLGDISKNSPFGIFGKLNNELSNGDWNKPLPIALSHQVKEGPAKILTVVNGSKVREFDVDVVSSVPQKFPATKGMVIKITDPELLKITGGIVQGMSGSPIIQNGRIIGAVTHVFVNDPTSGYGVHIEWMLDEAGVNIYKDAKQAS is encoded by the coding sequence ATGTATAAGGATTTACTTCGGCGAATGATCGGCGTTATTCTCCTTGGAAGTTTAGTGGGAATCGGTTTTTTGTCTCCTGTGCGAGAATATGTAGCACTGCCTGAATCGATTACCTTTTTTGAAGGACAGCATGTTTTACAAGCTCTTCCTGTTGGAACAAACATGAAGCAGGAAGGAACAAACATTTATACGACCGCAATGGAAAGCGAACATAAAGTTTCGATACAAGCCAAAACAAACGGTGATAGTATGGCAACCCTCGAAGCAGCAAGTTTTCCCATCAAGAAGATGAATGTAAAAGTTTTATCTGATCTAAAGGTTGTACCTGGTGGACAATCAATAGGAGTGAAATTAAATACTCTTGGGGTACTGATCGTCGGACATCACCTTGTAAATACAACAGCAGGAAAACAATCTCCAGGTGAAATTGCCGATATTCAAGTAGGAGATATTATTACCAAAATTAACGGAAAAAATATTAAAAAAATGGGAGATGTAAGCCCATTTGTTAAAAAGTCTGGGGAAACTCGAAATCCTTTAGATGTAACCATCATTCGTGATGGTAAAACGTTTCATAAAACACTTACTCCTTTGCAGGACAAGAATGATCAGTCTTATCGCATTGGACTATATATTCGTGACTCAGCAGCGGGTGTAGGAACACTTACCTTTTTTGACCCAGCATCATTTAAATATGGGGCACTCGGTCATGTTATTTCAGATATGGATACGAAAAAGCCAATCAAGGTAAACAATGGGGAAATCCTTGGATCTACAGTAACTTCCATAGAAAAAGGATCTAACGGTCATCCTGGAGAAAAGCTAGCGCGTTTTTCCAACGATCAAAGAGTTTTAGGGGACATTTCAAAAAATAGCCCTTTTGGAATTTTCGGAAAATTAAACAATGAATTATCGAATGGGGACTGGAATAAACCATTACCAATCGCTCTTTCACATCAGGTAAAAGAAGGTCCGGCAAAGATTTTGACTGTCGTTAACGGGTCGAAGGTTCGAGAGTTCGATGTTGATGTCGTAAGCTCTGTTCCGCAAAAGTTTCCGGCTACAAAGGGCATGGTCATCAAGATTACAGATCCCGAGCTTTTGAAAATTACCGGTGGAATCGTTCAAGGGATGAGCGGCAGTCCGATTATTCAGAACGGACGAATCATTGGAGCAGTTACGCACGTGTTTGTAAATGACCCAACTTCAGGGTATGGCGTTCATATCGAGTGGATGCTTGATGAAGCTGGTGTAAATATCTATAAAGATGCAAAGCAAGCGAGTTAA
- the spo0A gene encoding sporulation transcription factor Spo0A: MQKIKVCLADDNRELISLLREYLSSQDDMEVIGVAYNGQECLSVLENKDPDVLVLDIIMPHLDGLAVLEKIRSSDDLPQPNVIMLTAFGQEDVTKKAVDLGASYFILKPFDMDNLASQIRQICGAEKSTVQRASGNNRNNFQSTINNKPRNLDASITSIIHEIGVPAHIKGYMYLREAISMVYNDIELLGSITKVLYPDIAKKFNTTSSRVERAIRHAIEVAWSRGNIDSISSLFGYTVSMSKAKPTNSEFIAMVADKLRIEHKVMA; this comes from the coding sequence GTGCAAAAAATTAAAGTTTGTCTAGCTGATGATAACCGTGAACTAATTAGTCTTTTGAGGGAGTATCTTTCAAGTCAAGATGATATGGAGGTAATTGGGGTAGCTTACAACGGTCAAGAATGTTTGTCCGTTTTAGAGAATAAAGATCCTGATGTTTTAGTTCTTGATATTATCATGCCTCATTTAGATGGATTAGCTGTGCTGGAGAAAATCAGATCTAGCGATGATCTGCCGCAGCCGAATGTTATCATGTTAACGGCGTTTGGTCAGGAAGATGTAACGAAAAAAGCCGTAGACCTTGGTGCATCATACTTTATCTTAAAGCCATTCGATATGGACAACCTTGCGAGTCAGATCCGTCAGATCTGTGGAGCAGAAAAATCAACTGTTCAACGTGCGTCCGGAAATAATCGAAATAACTTCCAATCTACAATTAACAATAAACCACGCAATCTGGATGCAAGTATCACAAGTATCATTCACGAGATTGGGGTCCCTGCTCATATTAAGGGGTACATGTACTTAAGAGAAGCAATCTCTATGGTATACAATGATATTGAACTATTAGGATCGATCACAAAAGTTCTTTATCCAGATATCGCAAAGAAATTCAATACCACTTCTAGCCGAGTTGAACGAGCTATACGTCATGCGATTGAAGTAGCATGGAGCCGTGGAAACATCGACAGCATTTCATCCTTGTTTGGCTATACAGTATCCATGTCAAAAGCGAAGCCTACGAATTCAGAATTCATCGCGATGGTCGCTGATAAGCTAAGAATTGAACATAAAGTTATGGCATAA
- a CDS encoding DUF2627 domain-containing protein: protein MSRYAALVIVLIPGIMAVMGIKWMRDTLFGVLQFPFPYLWLQFIAGLLSFLAGLAFVGGFIFYRDRKRNKVQLKYRKK, encoded by the coding sequence ATGAGTAGATATGCGGCACTAGTGATCGTGTTAATACCTGGGATCATGGCTGTAATGGGCATTAAATGGATGAGAGACACGTTATTCGGAGTTTTACAATTCCCGTTTCCATACTTATGGCTACAGTTTATCGCAGGTTTACTGAGTTTCTTAGCAGGGTTAGCTTTTGTAGGCGGATTCATCTTTTATAGAGACCGTAAAAGAAATAAAGTACAGTTAAAATACAGAAAAAAATAA
- a CDS encoding sigma-54-dependent Fis family transcriptional regulator: MQRIVLLATQEEIELVQKINQSELFELAAIFQEPLQSLPAKLDNTPVFTYSSAPNEEIDVIVYSDSLKESADWLCEHKYPMSGKLTTTQFQFVLTISDETKNKKDINHLQQLKTILDNTHDGMIVIDQDLTITIFNKSAEKMTGLSKEQVIGKSILEVMPNSQLPRVMDSGIEEVNQEQMLANGTKIYTTRTPILNNKGRKLGAFAVFKDITEIVDLAEEVTNLKSIQTMLRSIIQSSEEAISVVDEEGKGIMINPAYTRLTGYTAEQVIGKPATTDISEGESIHMQVLKTRKPVRGARLRVGPNRKDVIVNVAPVIVDGLLKGSVGVIHDVSEIKGLTEELNRARQIIRTLEAKYSFEDIIGSSEEMSFAIDQAKLAASTPATVLLRGESGTGKELFAHAIHNASSRKFNKFIRVNCAALSESLLESELFGYEEGAFSGALRGGKRGLFEESNGGSIFLDEVGELSQNTQAKLLRVLQENEIRRVGGTKAIPINVRVIAATNVNLEKMIADGTFRQDLYYRLNRMPIYIPPLRARNHDILLLAYHLLQKLNQDYGRNIDFISKDAEEFLLAYHWPGNVRELENVLGRAIIHMSHTDSQINRSHISLLSIEPSNKEDVHQKDMTETTDDAKTLAEQIDAFEKRILTEAIERFRGNKTKTAKSLGISLRNFYYKLEKYNLDEKLRK; the protein is encoded by the coding sequence TTGCAAAGGATCGTATTGTTGGCAACGCAAGAAGAAATTGAATTGGTTCAAAAGATCAATCAGTCCGAACTTTTTGAACTTGCAGCTATCTTTCAAGAACCTCTTCAATCGTTGCCGGCCAAATTAGATAACACTCCGGTTTTTACATATTCATCCGCACCAAATGAAGAGATAGACGTTATTGTTTATTCAGATTCACTTAAAGAAAGCGCAGATTGGTTATGTGAACACAAATATCCTATGTCAGGAAAATTGACTACAACTCAGTTTCAATTTGTGTTAACCATATCTGACGAAACAAAAAATAAAAAAGACATTAACCATCTGCAACAACTCAAAACAATTTTAGATAATACACATGATGGCATGATCGTGATCGATCAAGATTTAACGATCACTATATTTAACAAGAGTGCTGAGAAAATGACAGGATTATCGAAAGAGCAAGTTATCGGTAAATCCATTTTAGAAGTGATGCCTAATAGTCAGCTTCCGAGAGTTATGGACTCAGGCATTGAAGAAGTAAATCAAGAACAAATGTTAGCGAATGGCACTAAAATCTATACAACAAGAACACCTATTCTAAATAACAAAGGTCGAAAGCTTGGTGCATTTGCTGTTTTTAAAGATATTACAGAAATCGTGGATCTGGCAGAAGAAGTAACAAATTTAAAAAGCATACAAACGATGTTAAGATCTATTATCCAATCTTCTGAAGAAGCCATATCGGTTGTTGATGAAGAAGGCAAAGGGATTATGATCAATCCTGCTTATACGAGGCTCACGGGGTACACAGCCGAGCAAGTAATTGGAAAACCTGCAACAACGGATATATCCGAAGGTGAGAGTATTCACATGCAGGTTCTTAAAACACGAAAACCTGTAAGAGGTGCTCGATTACGAGTTGGGCCAAACCGCAAAGATGTGATCGTTAACGTTGCGCCTGTTATTGTAGATGGTCTCTTAAAAGGCAGTGTAGGTGTTATTCACGATGTATCAGAAATAAAAGGACTTACAGAAGAACTGAATCGTGCAAGACAGATCATTCGGACACTTGAAGCCAAATATTCGTTCGAAGATATTATTGGATCGTCAGAAGAGATGAGTTTTGCGATCGATCAGGCAAAGCTTGCAGCTTCTACTCCAGCAACCGTTTTGCTGCGTGGTGAATCTGGAACAGGAAAAGAGCTTTTTGCTCATGCGATACATAATGCGAGCAGCAGGAAGTTTAATAAGTTTATACGCGTCAATTGCGCAGCGTTATCTGAATCTTTATTAGAGAGTGAATTGTTTGGCTATGAAGAAGGAGCTTTTTCAGGTGCGTTAAGAGGTGGAAAAAGAGGGCTCTTTGAAGAGTCGAACGGTGGAAGCATCTTCTTAGATGAAGTAGGTGAGTTGTCTCAGAATACACAAGCCAAACTATTGCGTGTTCTGCAAGAGAATGAAATCAGACGTGTTGGTGGGACAAAAGCGATTCCGATCAATGTGCGTGTGATCGCCGCAACCAATGTTAACCTTGAAAAAATGATCGCGGATGGTACGTTTAGGCAGGATTTATACTACAGACTCAACAGGATGCCAATTTATATCCCGCCATTAAGAGCGAGAAATCATGATATTTTGCTTTTAGCATATCACCTTCTGCAGAAGTTAAATCAAGACTATGGAAGAAACATTGATTTTATTAGCAAGGATGCGGAAGAGTTTTTATTAGCGTATCATTGGCCGGGAAATGTTAGAGAGCTTGAAAACGTATTAGGCAGAGCGATCATCCACATGAGTCATACTGATTCACAGATCAATCGAAGTCATATTTCGCTGTTATCTATAGAACCATCGAATAAAGAGGACGTCCATCAGAAAGATATGACCGAAACTACCGATGATGCTAAGACTTTAGCTGAACAAATCGATGCGTTTGAAAAACGCATTTTAACAGAAGCTATAGAGAGGTTTCGCGGCAATAAGACAAAAACAGCTAAATCGCTAGGTATCTCACTTAGAAATTTTTACTATAAATTAGAAAAGTATAATCTGGATGAAAAACTGCGCAAATAA
- the yqiS gene encoding phosphate butyryltransferase, with amino-acid sequence MRLQNLVSQAKNQQEKPVIAVAEAGDQEVLESILKSYKEGLAHFILFGNGDKISDWLDRNADVPLDGIKIVPSDTASAALKAVKAVHDGDADILMKGLISTSSLLKAVLNKEFGLRTGKVLSHVAAFEVEGFEKLIFITDAAMNIEPDLNQKVQILQNAIDFAVRTGVDVPKAAVLAAVENVNPAMQATLDAASLTVMNLRNQIKGGIVEGPLALDNAISKEAAAQKGITGSVAGNADILLVPTIETGNVLYKSLIYFARAKVGAVICGAKAPIVLTSRADSAESKYYSIALAVNSVITDN; translated from the coding sequence ATGCGTTTACAAAACTTGGTGAGCCAAGCCAAAAATCAACAAGAGAAACCAGTCATCGCAGTGGCAGAAGCTGGGGATCAGGAGGTTTTGGAAAGCATACTGAAATCATATAAAGAGGGGCTCGCCCATTTTATTCTGTTTGGAAACGGTGACAAAATTTCTGATTGGTTAGACAGAAATGCAGATGTTCCGTTGGATGGAATAAAAATTGTACCTTCAGATACAGCTTCGGCTGCATTAAAGGCGGTAAAAGCTGTACATGATGGAGACGCTGATATTTTGATGAAAGGGCTCATCTCAACGTCTTCTCTTTTAAAAGCAGTCCTTAATAAAGAATTTGGTCTCCGTACAGGCAAAGTGCTATCACATGTTGCTGCATTTGAAGTAGAAGGATTTGAAAAGTTAATCTTTATTACAGATGCTGCCATGAACATAGAGCCTGACCTTAATCAAAAAGTACAGATTCTACAAAATGCTATCGATTTTGCGGTTCGAACAGGTGTAGATGTTCCAAAAGCTGCTGTGCTTGCTGCTGTAGAGAATGTAAATCCTGCTATGCAGGCCACATTGGATGCAGCGAGTCTAACGGTTATGAATCTTAGAAATCAAATCAAGGGCGGCATCGTTGAAGGTCCTTTGGCTTTAGATAATGCCATATCGAAGGAAGCTGCAGCTCAAAAAGGAATCACAGGGAGTGTAGCAGGGAATGCAGACATCCTTCTTGTTCCAACTATTGAAACAGGAAATGTTTTGTATAAATCGCTGATTTATTTTGCTCGTGCAAAAGTTGGAGCTGTGATCTGTGGTGCTAAAGCGCCGATCGTCTTAACATCTAGAGCTGATTCAGCAGAAAGTAAATATTATTCTATCGCTTTAGCTGTAAACTCAGTCATCACTGATAATTAA
- the bcd gene encoding branched-chain amino acid dehydrogenase has translation MEIFKYMETYDYEQMVICQDKQSGLKAIICIHDTTLGPALGGTRMWTYETEDAAIEDALRLAKGMTYKNAAAGLNLGGGKTVIIGDPKKDKNEEMFRAFGRYIQGLNGRYITAEDVGTTVEDMDLIYQETQFVTGVSPAFGSSGNPSPVTAYGVYRGMKAAAMEAFGTDSLEGKVIAVQGVGHVAYTLCKHLHEEGASLIVTDINKEAVQRAVEDFGAKAVEIDEIYSVDCDIFAPCALGAIINDDTIPQIKAKVIAGAANNQLKETRHGDAIHEMGIVYAPDYVINAGGVINVADELNGYNRDRAMKKVETIYDNIASVIEISKRDNIPTYLAADRLAEERIERMRMSRSQFLLNERHILSNRSR, from the coding sequence ATGGAAATTTTTAAATATATGGAAACTTACGATTATGAGCAAATGGTGATTTGCCAAGATAAACAATCTGGTCTAAAAGCAATTATCTGTATTCACGATACAACACTTGGACCTGCACTAGGTGGAACAAGAATGTGGACGTATGAAACAGAAGATGCAGCGATTGAAGATGCACTTAGACTAGCTAAAGGGATGACGTATAAGAATGCAGCGGCAGGATTAAATCTTGGTGGCGGAAAAACCGTAATTATCGGTGATCCTAAGAAAGACAAGAATGAAGAAATGTTCCGTGCGTTTGGTCGTTATATCCAAGGACTTAACGGACGTTATATTACAGCGGAAGATGTAGGTACGACGGTTGAAGACATGGACCTTATCTACCAAGAAACACAGTTTGTAACGGGTGTATCACCTGCTTTCGGTTCAAGCGGTAATCCATCTCCAGTAACGGCTTACGGTGTATACCGTGGTATGAAAGCGGCAGCAATGGAAGCGTTTGGTACAGATTCTCTCGAAGGAAAAGTTATCGCTGTTCAAGGTGTTGGACATGTTGCTTACACTCTATGTAAACACCTTCATGAAGAAGGCGCATCATTGATTGTTACAGATATCAATAAAGAAGCTGTACAACGTGCTGTAGAAGATTTTGGTGCAAAAGCTGTTGAAATCGATGAGATCTACAGCGTAGATTGCGATATCTTCGCTCCATGTGCACTAGGAGCTATTATTAACGACGATACGATTCCACAGATCAAAGCTAAAGTTATTGCAGGAGCTGCTAACAACCAACTGAAAGAAACGCGTCACGGTGATGCGATTCATGAGATGGGAATCGTTTATGCACCGGATTATGTAATTAACGCTGGTGGAGTAATCAATGTAGCTGATGAGCTTAACGGCTATAACCGTGATCGTGCCATGAAAAAAGTAGAAACGATCTATGACAACATTGCGAGCGTTATCGAAATCTCAAAACGTGATAACATTCCGACTTATCTTGCAGCAGATCGCCTTGCAGAAGAGCGTATTGAACGCATGAGAATGTCTAGAAGTCAGTTCTTATTAAACGAAAGACATATCCTGTCTAACCGATCTCGTTAA